GTACTGGGGGGCGATATTATCAGCTGCAGTCACACTGGGCATGCTACACGTGTCAAATTCTTGGTCCTTGAAAGTTCCATGTCTTATGCAGGCCATTCTACCAATAGTTCAACTATTCGGTCTCTGCCTTGTGCCAGAAAGTCCCAGGTGGCACATCGCCGTTGGACTGTCAGAGGAGGCGCGAGCAACCCTTATCAAATATCATGCAAACGGAGATGAACAAAATGAAGCCGTCAATGCCCAATTCCAGGGCATCTCGAAGGCCATCCACGGAGAAATGTCGGAAATGTCGCGATCAAGTTGGAAATCTTTCTTCAAGACCAAAGGGAATCTCCGACGATTGACCGTTTGCATATTAATCGGAATCATGACAGAATGGGCAGGTAATGGTAAGTTTTCTACTGCCCTTCATTTTAGCCACTTTTACAGACAACGCAGGTATTATCTCGTATTATCTCGCCCCAATCCTCAACTCGGTTGGCATTCTTAGCCCTCAGCACCAAACAGCCATCAATCTCGGTCTTCAAGTATGGAACACTCTCTGGGCTGCTGCAGGCGCTCTAACCTGTGAACGCTTCGGTCGACGTCGTCTGTGGCTCATTTCGACCTCATCCATGCTTCTGTGTCTCGCTCTCGCCGCTTGTCTCTCTGCCTTGTTTGAAGAGCACAATCTCCACTCAGCAGGAGTCGGCGTCGTCCCGATGCTGTTTCTCTTTTTTGCTGCCTACGATGTAGCGTATACTCCGTTATTCATCGCTTATCCAGTCGAGATAATGTCATTATCTCTTCGCTCCAAAGGTCTCGCAGTGACATTATTTACCAATGCCGCTGCGGCGTTCTTCAATCAGTACGTCAATCCAATTGCGTTTGGTCAGATTGGATGGAGGCTTTATTTGGTGTATCTTGCGTGTCTGGTGGTTTGGTTTGTCATGATCTACATTCTCTTCCCTGAGACAGCAGGACGGATGTTAGAAGATATTGACGCTATATTTGATGGAGAGTCTGCCAACCCGGAACCTTCGGTGTATTCCGAATCTGTGCAAAATAGCAAGGTGAATTGAAATCTAAGAATAGCATTGTAAATATCTCAGCCATTCCATGAAGTATTGCGTAGCACTATGCAAGCCATCCGTCTGTCTGATGACTGCGGACCAGATTAATAGGTAATAAACCTCAATGTAAGCATGCCAGGCCACTTAGGGCATGATATACGTGCTGGGTTACTTTGTTGGAAGAGATATGATCACTGTGGGAGTTCTGTAGCTTCATTCTGCAAATAGAATACTAAATTCAGATTCACATatgttttcttcattttgaTAGTTGAAATATTTGCTTCAAAGTCTGCATTTACTCTGTAGTCTGTAGGGCTCTTCATCAGTGCGCGCCGTGCACGGTCCACTCATGTAAGCGCGCGTCACGACGCGTCAAGCTCAATTCTACCCGTTTGAGACGTGCTCTCGACAACGATATACAAAAGAGCGAACACTAAATAACAAGGCTTAATCATATTATCGTGTCATCATGGCTTTACTGGTTGACAAACTGCGGCCGCGAAGCCTGGATTCTCTCTCTTACCACCATGACCTTTCCGACCGGTTGAGGTCTCTGGTAAGGACATACCGAAGCTCATCCACAGCAAGAACCGGCTGACAGTCTCATGGCAAAATTACAGGCACAAAGCGGCGACTTCCCCCATCTCCTCGTATACGGACCATCCGGCGCCGGAAAGAAAACCCGAATCATCGCGACGCTCAAAGAACTCTACGGCCCTGGAGTCGAGAAAATCAAGATCGACGCACGGGTCTTCCAAACCACAAGCAACCGAAAACTTGAATTCAACATCGTATCCTCAATCTACCACCTTGAAATCACCCCCTCAGATGTCGGAAACTATGACCGGGTCGTGGTCCAGGAATTGCTGAAGGAGGTTGCGCAGACGCAGCAGGTCGATCTCTCCGCGAAGCAACGGTTCAAGGTCGTCGTGATTAACGAGGCGGATCACTTGACTCGTGATGCGCAGGCGGCGCTGAGACGGACGATGGAGAAATACAGTCCCAACATGCGGTTGATCCTCCTGGCCAACAGCACCTCGAATATCATCGCTCCTATTCGTTCCCGTACCCTGCTGGTCAGGGTTGCTGCGCCGACCGAAGAGCAGATTTGCACGGTTCTGAAGTTTGCGGGCAAGAAGGAGGGGTGGACTGAGGCAGCCGAGCTCAATAAGAGGATAGCAAGGGAGAGCGGGCGGAATCTTCGACGGGCATTGCTTATGTTCGAGGCGATCTATGCTCAAAGCGAGAAAGTGTCGGACAGCACGCCAATTCCGCCACCAGACTGGGAAGCTCTTATTTCGTTGACGGCCGAAGAGATCCTAGCGGAGCGATCACCTGCTCGGCTGTTGCAGGTTCGCGCGCGGTTATATGACCTATTAACCCACTGCATACCGCCTACGACTATCATCAAAACGTTGACATTTAAGCTGGTTACCAAGGTTGATGATGCCCTCAAGCCGGATGTCATCAAGTGGTCTGCCTTTTACGAACATAGGATCAAGCAAGGCACTGTAAGTTCTACGAACTCGATAAATAGAGGCTGTTCTGACACGATGCACAGAAAGTCATCTTCCATCTCGAGGCCTTTGTGGCCAAATTCATGCGCATCTATGAAAGGTTTGTTTCTCACCATCGAGGCATCCGGAAGCCATTTGCTAACAGCTGGATAGTTACCTCATGGGCATGGATTTCTAAGCCAAGAAATAACGAATAATGATTGTATAATATCGTGTCTTAGCATttgaagaaagagagcaTCATTATACTAATTGGATCATCATGTTTCCGTTCGTCGTCTCTTCCAACATTATACAGAGTAGGTTGTACACTATTTCATGTAGACTAAAGAGGCAATGGCCAAAGCCTCATGTAGACTATAACAATGGATTCTTAAGGACTATCATACTAAGGATAAAGTGCAATAGGAAGCACGGGGTACACATCAAGTTACAACATGGGGATGAACTACGTCATACCGCGCAATCGGACATATATAGACCTGCGCATCACTATCATGCGTTAAGGTCACACTATATTCTAAGCATCAATTGAAATTTACTCCTTTACATCCTTTCTAATCGTTCGAATTTGTATACTTTAATCCACAATGTCCAACCCGCAGCTCCTCGACATTGAACCCGGTGGGGAGAACACCCAGTATGCCATCTCCATATCTACGAATTTTTTCAGGGGGCTTGCATTGAATGGATCTGACAATTGCAGATATGAATCTACGCATATCTTCGTTGATCCCCCAGAAAAGCAAACTGGCCAGCTAGGTAGTAGGTATGGCTACAGTAACCACCGAGAACAATAACTAACCGGAACTCCAAGCCGGCGAGAAGCACACAAAAAGCCAAATGAGAACTACGTTCGGATCTACGGAAAATAAAGACGAGGATTTGAAAATGGCTCGTCAATTGGAAACCGGTGAACCCGGAGGTGGTTTGCGGGGTGAGACGGATAAAGGTATGTTGTATTGTGTTCATTTCCCTTTTATTGAACTCCTCGTGGCAAAGAAATTTGCGTATAAAACAATAcatgaacaagaagacatGTCAGAAGCTGACAATAGTTTACAAAAGATCTGAAGCCCGAGAACCAAGCCCAAGAGGGTAATGATAGTGTAGCGGCGAAAACGCGAAGTCAACAGAGGTATGGGCCTGGTTCAGGCGTTGGGGCTTGATAACGGGACGGTCATGTGATTCGGAGGCATGAATAGAAGCGGCGGATGAGGGAGATTTAttgggaggaagagggactGGATGTGACCGACTTGGGTCCTGTGGTTTCAGCTTCTGTACCGAGAGGCGGGTTTCTGCGTGGCCGCTTGAGGCTTTCCAAAGTGACACCGTTTCCGAGTTTCGTCAGGCCAACCACAGGCGGGTCACCCTTCCTGACAAATTCCCAGAGGCCTGCAATCAACATGTATTAGTACCAATAGTTTCATACTCAATCCACTGCAATAACGAAAGACGTACCGGGCAACTTGTGGCCTGCCAAACGGAATGCCTCCCTGGCAACCTTCTCGTGAATCTTCCCACTAAGCTCAAAAACAACCCGGCTCACGGGAACCTTTGCCGTCCAATAGTCGAACTTTCCTTTACCCTTACCCATACGCTGCTCGTTACCCTTGGTGTAGACACCGATGTTGGCGCTCACACGCTTGTACAGGTTGTAGTCCATCCCACGTAGTCTCCGCTTGATCGTCTCTTCTGCGATCTTAAGGTGTGAAGCCGGTACTCTGCGGTCGTGGTCTTTCATGCGCAATCCATAGTCCCCCCACACAACGGTCGTACCCCGAGTAGAACCTCCTGTAGCGACATGCGGGCGACCTTTTGGCGACTTAGACTTTTCCGCAAACTTGGGCGTAAGCCAATCGAGGGCGGGGGATGTAGTAGAGAAGTATCGCGAGAACGCAATCGCAGTGAACGGTGTTGTAAGACCTGTTGCCGTCTCGAGTGTCAGTGTTTGAAAACTTTTCCCCTCACGGGGACCTTATCGAGCCTCACCAGTAGGCCGAAGCGAGGCCAGTTGAGGCCCTCCAAACATCTTCGTATGCAGACCCATTGTGTCTGTCGATATCAAAGTGTCTATCAGCTAAAGCGTGGTCAATAATGGATCTTGAAGAACTTCTGGGCTATCGGCATATCCGCACCTCCGATCCCGTTCCCAAAACGGTGATAATACCATGCACGGGCCATGCGCGTGTTTCTTATGTAATCTGCTGCCTTCACGTCGCCAATCCAGGCAGGCGCGTCACTCTGCCGTGTCCTTAAGAGAGAGCTCAAGGAATTGGTTTTTgggtgtttttttttttttctgttgatTAGTTTTGGCATATACATTGGAGCTGTATGACATGCTCTAATTGGAGTGAAACACCATGCCTACTGATATTAGAAGCTTCTTTGGCAAACCGAGCCAAGGGTCCGACTCGTCGCCTGCGAAACCGCCGGCGAAAAGAGAGGTGCGTTGATATACCTCTCTCGAGGATACTCTATCACATTGCTAACATTGATTGGATTCAGGACTCGACTGCGACGAGAAAAAAACGTATGGTTTGAACTGGTCTCCAATACTAGTTGGTTAAGCTAACTGGAAACATAGGTAGCAGAAAGGTTGTGGACGACagtgacgacgaggatgttGTCGAGACCAAGGCGCCTACGCCAAAGGCCAAAGCTCCAACTAAACCGTATGTCGTGCGGCATGCTTCCAAGCTTCTTTGGCGGTGACTGACATTGGTAATTGAAGAAAGCCCGAACCGGCCAAAGGAGAACCCACATCGACATCGGATTATTTCGCATCCAGTAAGAAGAGAGGCCGGTCCGCTAAGACGAGCAATGAGTCTCCTACCACTACACTAACGACCAACGAGCCGCCGGCCAGCGATCGCAAAACCGGAAGCCCCCAAAAAGCGAAAGAAAGCCCCGTTGTTGAAGTCTCGATAAAACCGGCGAACCGCGCATCCCGTGAAGctacaaaaaaagaaaaggctattgatgatgataatgaaggTTTTGGCGGTGACGATATATTCGCAACGGAATATGGAAAATCGGGcaaaggcgacgatgacTATGTGCAGGCCGACAGCGATAATGATAGTGACCTCGAGGAGCTGGCTGTGAGACCGGCAACAGCAGCCTCCGGCAAAACAGCTCGTGGAAAGAAAGCCCCCAGCGCTGAAGAGGATGACGACGTGGTCATGGAGGATATCCCGAAATCTTCTTCGAAAGCCTCGAAGTCGGCCGCTGAACGGCCGGGGCGCAAGCGGAAGTCTGAAGCTCTCGatgaagccgaagaagaccaGGATGgcgcgaagaagaagaaagcacCGACACCATCGACAAAGAAACCAAAAGCATCTCCCACCAAGCAAGCTCAGCCGGAGAGCAAAGAGATTCAAGATATCTTTGACAGTATTCCGACGATCAAACCTCCCTCGCCTCCTCCAAAGAgtgatgaaaagaaaaaattcAACTTCGCTGCCCAGGCTCAGCGCTCAAGAACACCTCCAGGTGGTGGATCTGCCGAACTACCAGAGGGCGCTGAAAACTGTCTTGCTGGACTATCTTTCGTTTTTACCGGTGTCCTTGAGATGATAGGTCGGGAAGAGGGTCAAAATTTGGTCAAGAAATACGGCGGCAAGGTCACTGGTGCACCTAGTTCGAAGACAAGCTACGTGGTTCTGGGTAGTGATGCCGGGCCTAGCAAACTGGCGACAATACAAAAGCACAAACTGAAGACGATCAACGAAGAGGGTCTATTCGAGCTGATCAGGCGACTTCCTGCAAATGGTGGTGATGGAAAGGCGGCTGAGAAGCATGAGGCTAAGAGgaaagccgacgaagagaAAATCCGTGCC
This region of Aspergillus chevalieri M1 DNA, chromosome 4, nearly complete sequence genomic DNA includes:
- a CDS encoding uncharacterized protein (COG:E;~EggNog:ENOG410PJ7Z;~InterPro:IPR005829,IPR005828,IPR003663,IPR036259, IPR020846;~PFAM:PF00083,PF07690;~TransMembrane:12 (i35-56o76-95i107-124o136-160i172-190o196-217i287-309o329-347i354-376o388-412i424-441o453-472i);~go_component: GO:0016020 - membrane [Evidence IEA];~go_component: GO:0016021 - integral component of membrane [Evidence IEA];~go_function: GO:0022857 - transmembrane transporter activity [Evidence IEA];~go_process: GO:0055085 - transmembrane transport [Evidence IEA]), with protein sequence MTQNDNDTREKEKGDHVSRHDEPEKRVMDKGLWQLNCGIIFMLASSAANGYNMSLINGLLSLPEFTKNIAHAGDSVIGLISGGIALGGICSFIPASYMADKFGRKPNVGIGCIIMIIAAIVQTVRPYPWVLFGTRVMLGAGGGLMQSAAPSLVTEIAHPVHRGALTAMYQTAWYWGAILSAAVTLGMLHVSNSWSLKVPCLMQAILPIVQLFGLCLVPESPRWHIAVGLSEEARATLIKYHANGDEQNEAVNAQFQGISKAIHGEMSEMSRSSWKSFFKTKGNLRRLTVCILIGIMTEWAGNGIISYYLAPILNSVGILSPQHQTAINLGLQVWNTLWAAAGALTCERFGRRRLWLISTSSMLLCLALAACLSALFEEHNLHSAGVGVVPMLFLFFAAYDVAYTPLFIAYPVEIMSLSLRSKGLAVTLFTNAAAAFFNQYVNPIAFGQIGWRLYLVYLACLVVWFVMIYILFPETAGRMLEDIDAIFDGESANPEPSVYSESVQNSKVN
- the RFC5 gene encoding replication factor C subunit 5 (BUSCO:EOG09263OQH;~COG:L;~EggNog:ENOG410PGQJ;~InterPro:IPR008921,IPR027417,IPR003593;~PFAM:PF00004,PF13177;~go_function: GO:0003677 - DNA binding [Evidence IEA];~go_process: GO:0006260 - DNA replication [Evidence IEA]), coding for MALLVDKLRPRSLDSLSYHHDLSDRLRSLAQSGDFPHLLVYGPSGAGKKTRIIATLKELYGPGVEKIKIDARVFQTTSNRKLEFNIVSSIYHLEITPSDVGNYDRVVVQELLKEVAQTQQVDLSAKQRFKVVVINEADHLTRDAQAALRRTMEKYSPNMRLILLANSTSNIIAPIRSRTLLVRVAAPTEEQICTVLKFAGKKEGWTEAAELNKRIARESGRNLRRALLMFEAIYAQSEKVSDSTPIPPPDWEALISLTAEEILAERSPARLLQVRARLYDLLTHCIPPTTIIKTLTFKLVTKVDDALKPDVIKWSAFYEHRIKQGTKVIFHLEAFVAKFMRIYESYLMGMDF
- a CDS encoding uncharacterized protein (COG:S;~EggNog:ENOG410Q1UP) — its product is MSNPQLLDIEPGGENTQYAISISTNFFRGLALNGSDNCRYESTHIFVDPPEKQTGQLGTGEKHTKSQMRTTFGSTENKDEDLKMARQLETGEPGGGLRGETDKDLKPENQAQEGNDSVAAKTRSQQRYGPGSGVGA
- the MRPL16 gene encoding mitochondrial 54S ribosomal protein uL16m (BUSCO:EOG09264T3S;~COG:J;~EggNog:ENOG410PFN9;~InterPro:IPR020798,IPR036920,IPR016180,IPR000114;~PFAM:PF00252;~go_component: GO:0005840 - ribosome [Evidence IEA];~go_function: GO:0003735 - structural constituent of ribosome [Evidence IEA];~go_function: GO:0019843 - rRNA binding [Evidence IEA];~go_process: GO:0006412 - translation [Evidence IEA]) is translated as MGLHTKMFGGPQLASLRPTGLTTPFTAIAFSRYFSTTSPALDWLTPKFAEKSKSPKGRPHVATGGSTRGTTVVWGDYGLRMKDHDRRVPASHLKIAEETIKRRLRGMDYNLYKRVSANIGVYTKGNEQRMGKGKGKFDYWTAKVPVSRVVFELSGKIHEKVAREAFRLAGHKLPGLWEFVRKGDPPVVGLTKLGNGVTLESLKRPRRNPPLGTEAETTGPKSVTSSPSSSQ